A region of Jonquetella anthropi DSM 22815 DNA encodes the following proteins:
- a CDS encoding NAD(P)/FAD-dependent oxidoreductase: MIYDAVIVGAGPAGVFAALSLTEQGKRVLIIDKGRLIKQRKCPILEGKVSSCVNCPSCAIVSGWGGAGSASDGKLTITTGYGGNLEEYIGRASVAELIERVDSTFVHFGADPKFYEPSGQAVRDTIHRAAAVGIKVLPAKIRHIGTDASREVLDAMYHHLKALCDIRMDTFVSDVIIEDGQAKGVVTAKGERIESKTVIAAPGRDGASWLETVIRRLELPIASMPVDVGVRVEVPDSVCQDLTRDFYEVKCLYNTPTFDDRVRTFCMNPSGFVVSEFNKAHKLVTVNGHSLKNTKSNNTNFSILVTKNFTQPFGDPIGYATHIARLANMLAGGGILVQRLGDLRDGRRSTPDRIARGMVEQTGPAEPGDLSLVLPHRHMTSIVEFLDALNAIMPGVNQNDTLLYGVEIKLYSLRVQLNTTLEVPSVRGLYMVGDGAGVSRGIIQAAASGLVAAHSVCERL, translated from the coding sequence ATGATTTACGATGCGGTGATTGTCGGCGCCGGACCTGCCGGCGTTTTTGCCGCGCTCAGCCTCACCGAACAGGGCAAGCGCGTTCTCATCATTGATAAAGGACGGCTCATCAAGCAGCGCAAGTGCCCAATACTCGAAGGCAAGGTTTCCAGCTGCGTGAACTGTCCCAGCTGCGCCATCGTCTCCGGGTGGGGCGGCGCCGGAAGCGCTTCCGACGGCAAGCTCACCATCACCACCGGGTACGGCGGCAACTTGGAAGAGTACATCGGCCGGGCAAGCGTGGCCGAGCTGATCGAACGGGTCGACAGCACGTTCGTCCACTTCGGCGCCGACCCAAAATTCTACGAGCCGTCGGGACAGGCCGTGCGGGACACCATTCACCGGGCCGCCGCCGTGGGGATCAAAGTCCTCCCGGCCAAGATCCGCCACATCGGCACGGACGCCAGCCGGGAAGTACTGGACGCCATGTATCACCACCTCAAAGCGCTGTGCGACATTCGTATGGACACGTTCGTCTCCGACGTGATCATCGAGGACGGACAGGCCAAGGGCGTCGTGACGGCCAAGGGCGAGCGGATCGAGAGCAAAACGGTCATCGCCGCGCCGGGCCGGGACGGAGCCAGCTGGCTGGAAACGGTGATCCGGCGGCTTGAACTGCCCATCGCCTCCATGCCGGTCGACGTGGGCGTCCGAGTGGAAGTCCCAGACAGCGTCTGCCAGGACCTGACTCGAGACTTCTACGAGGTCAAATGCCTGTACAACACCCCCACGTTCGACGACCGGGTGCGCACCTTCTGCATGAACCCATCGGGGTTCGTGGTCAGCGAGTTCAACAAGGCCCACAAGCTGGTGACCGTCAACGGCCACAGCCTCAAGAACACCAAGTCGAACAACACCAACTTCTCCATTCTGGTGACGAAGAACTTCACCCAGCCGTTCGGCGACCCGATCGGCTACGCGACCCATATCGCCCGGCTGGCCAACATGCTGGCCGGCGGCGGGATCCTCGTTCAGCGTCTCGGCGACCTGCGGGACGGCCGGCGCTCCACGCCGGACCGAATCGCCCGGGGCATGGTGGAACAGACCGGCCCGGCCGAGCCGGGCGACCTGAGCCTCGTCCTGCCGCACCGGCACATGACGTCAATCGTCGAGTTCCTCGACGCACTCAACGCCATCATGCCGGGCGTCAACCAGAACGACACGCTTCTCTACGGCGTGGAGATCAAGCTGTACTCGCTCCGCGTCCAGCTGAACACTACCCTTGAGGTGCCGTCCGTCCGCGGGCTTTACATGGTCGGCGACGGGGCTGGCGTCAGCCGGGGAATCATTCAGGCGGCCGCCAGCGGCTTAGTGGCCGCCCACTCGGTCTGCGAACGGCTGTAG
- a CDS encoding hydroxymethylpyrimidine/phosphomethylpyrimidine kinase, which yields MKDYRGTALFVGALASSGDGLITALRTFEALGVRGLGAATTVLASGRDGAIRHELPAECVAAQIQEITAGAVGSVMVGTVDRENIVEPLAAALREIPNAKLVLDPFRMLQSGVPDSDKSTLEVVKGGLLPLATVAVFNSPEASLVSGLPIETEDALQEAARCIADMGPVSVLVTGGRLDGQTVTDVLWHAGQAKVWHGPRLDSPRPVGLGDILSAAVAAELAAGSSIENAVDAALAFVRAQLGGDVSEVK from the coding sequence ATGAAAGACTATCGGGGAACCGCGCTCTTCGTGGGAGCGCTCGCTTCTTCGGGCGACGGACTGATCACCGCCCTGCGGACTTTTGAGGCGCTTGGCGTCCGCGGCCTGGGCGCCGCGACGACCGTGCTGGCTTCGGGCCGCGACGGGGCTATTCGTCATGAGCTGCCGGCGGAGTGCGTGGCCGCTCAAATACAGGAAATTACAGCCGGGGCGGTCGGCTCGGTGATGGTCGGGACGGTGGACCGGGAAAACATCGTCGAGCCTTTGGCCGCCGCGCTAAGGGAGATCCCGAACGCGAAATTGGTGCTTGACCCGTTCCGAATGCTCCAGTCAGGCGTCCCGGACTCGGATAAGTCGACCCTTGAAGTGGTTAAAGGCGGCCTGCTGCCGCTGGCGACCGTGGCGGTGTTCAACTCGCCGGAGGCAAGCCTCGTGAGCGGCCTTCCGATCGAAACGGAGGACGCCCTGCAGGAGGCGGCCCGGTGCATCGCCGATATGGGCCCCGTGTCGGTGCTGGTGACTGGCGGCCGGCTTGACGGCCAAACCGTGACCGACGTGCTGTGGCACGCCGGTCAGGCGAAAGTTTGGCACGGTCCAAGGCTTGACTCGCCGCGCCCGGTCGGCTTGGGCGATATCCTGAGCGCCGCCGTCGCGGCCGAACTGGCCGCTGGAAGCTCTATAGAAAACGCTGTCGATGCGGCGCTGGCCTTTGTCCGCGCTCAGCTCGGCGGGGACGTTTCAGAGGTCAAATAG
- a CDS encoding IS3 family transposase, translated as MAYKIGEHNDNPLVMSTFDEAVEREPEAHPLFHSDRGFQYTSKQFSGRLKRNRMKQSMSRVAHCIDNGPMEGFWGILKREMYYRKRFTSKMDLVKTIESYIRYYNTERFQRKLNLMTPAEYHASFYTAA; from the coding sequence GTGGCATATAAAATCGGCGAGCATAATGACAATCCGCTGGTTATGAGCACGTTTGATGAAGCTGTAGAGCGTGAGCCCGAGGCACATCCATTGTTTCACAGTGACCGAGGCTTCCAGTACACGAGCAAACAGTTCTCGGGGAGACTAAAGAGAAACCGAATGAAGCAGAGCATGTCCAGAGTAGCCCATTGCATTGACAATGGGCCTATGGAAGGCTTCTGGGGGATCCTGAAGCGTGAAATGTACTACAGGAAACGCTTCACCTCAAAGATGGATCTGGTGAAGACCATAGAGTCATACATCAGGTATTACAACACGGAGCGGTTCCAACGGAAACTGAATCTGATGACACCTGCCGAATACCATGCAAGCTTCTATACTGCGGCGTAA
- a CDS encoding IS3 family transposase has protein sequence MGYRRIRDELERNHGIAVNDKRVLRICRGERIQSTIKWRPKSCTRSSQDPAHIAKNYLNRDFHADAPNEKWLTDVTEFKYYVGGNAHKSISECHTGSL, from the coding sequence ATGGGTTACCGGCGAATCAGGGACGAACTGGAAAGGAATCACGGCATCGCAGTGAACGATAAGCGGGTACTCAGGATCTGTCGCGGAGAGCGTATTCAATCCACGATCAAGTGGAGGCCAAAGAGCTGCACCAGAAGCAGCCAAGACCCTGCACATATCGCCAAAAACTATCTCAACCGTGACTTTCACGCAGACGCACCGAACGAGAAATGGCTGACGGATGTCACTGAGTTCAAGTATTACGTCGGGGGGAACGCTCACAAAAGTATATCTGAGTGCCATACTGGATCTCTATGA
- a CDS encoding double-cubane-cluster-containing anaerobic reductase translates to MRSISQVVAEMREHAKDGVIQVKEFKESGGIVVGCYCTYMPWEIVNASGAVSVSLCSKNDAAIPAAEEHLPRNLCPLIKASYGHALRGSCPYFHFCDVVVGETTCDGKRKMYELMQGIKKVYMIDLPHQADRPQDFELLRREYEAFRKFIGELTGKPITDDALRASIALRNRERRALREMWNLSTCDDPALTGREVQEFGDYMQTHFHKEEAVNWLENCVKEIQTAWENGDRRGLTGPRVLVTGCPIGGAMKVVDAIEAAGGVVVCYENCGGEKELGYLVDETGDPMDAITRKYLSIGCSIMSPNCNRMDALKYLMDRYRVAGVVDVTLTSCHTYAVETWSVRQVVQSSGRGYLAVETDYSASDKEQLSTRLGAFVEMLESAS, encoded by the coding sequence ATGAGGTCGATCAGTCAAGTTGTGGCGGAAATGAGAGAGCACGCCAAAGACGGCGTGATTCAGGTGAAGGAGTTCAAAGAATCGGGCGGCATCGTGGTGGGGTGCTACTGCACCTATATGCCGTGGGAGATCGTCAACGCGTCTGGCGCGGTTTCGGTCAGCCTGTGCTCGAAGAACGACGCGGCGATCCCGGCGGCGGAAGAGCACCTGCCGAGAAACCTGTGCCCGCTGATTAAGGCCAGTTACGGACACGCGCTTCGGGGAAGCTGCCCGTACTTCCATTTCTGCGACGTGGTGGTCGGAGAGACGACCTGCGACGGCAAGCGGAAGATGTACGAGCTGATGCAGGGCATAAAAAAGGTGTACATGATCGACCTGCCGCATCAGGCCGACCGGCCGCAGGACTTTGAACTCCTTCGGAGGGAGTACGAGGCGTTTCGGAAGTTCATCGGCGAGCTGACCGGCAAGCCGATAACCGACGACGCCCTTCGGGCGTCGATCGCGCTGCGCAACCGGGAGCGCCGGGCGCTCCGCGAGATGTGGAACCTGTCAACGTGCGACGACCCGGCTCTGACCGGCCGGGAAGTTCAGGAGTTCGGCGACTACATGCAGACCCACTTCCACAAGGAAGAGGCGGTGAACTGGCTGGAGAACTGCGTCAAGGAGATTCAGACCGCTTGGGAAAACGGCGACCGGCGGGGCTTGACCGGCCCGAGGGTTCTCGTCACCGGCTGTCCGATTGGCGGGGCCATGAAGGTCGTCGACGCCATTGAGGCGGCCGGCGGCGTGGTCGTCTGCTACGAGAACTGCGGCGGCGAGAAGGAACTGGGCTATCTGGTCGACGAGACCGGCGATCCGATGGACGCGATCACCCGCAAGTACCTTTCCATCGGCTGTTCCATCATGAGCCCGAACTGCAATCGAATGGACGCCCTCAAGTACCTGATGGACCGGTACCGGGTCGCGGGGGTCGTGGACGTGACGCTCACGTCGTGCCATACCTACGCGGTGGAGACGTGGTCTGTCCGTCAGGTCGTCCAGTCGTCCGGTCGGGGCTATCTGGCCGTCGAGACCGACTACTCGGCCAGCGACAAGGAGCAGCTTTCCACCCGTCTGGGCGCGTTTGTGGAGATGCTGGAGTCGGCCAGCTGA
- a CDS encoding HdeD family acid-resistance protein, with the protein MRPLLLEKLDVTTESVKALQRQAFFVGSLMVFLGCAVWIVSLVFSVAFQRVAGVAVLLAAGAEFALSFRSVGTARSVGRIFAAVLTVLGAIMVFLPEAGAATLSVLIALYFIADGVMRLVSWWRVKAVPGAWGLLVGGIISAVLAVIILSNWLGARTGNVPRVLLGAMLVISGLLTIRLALGCTSYVERRASEQKS; encoded by the coding sequence GTGAGACCGTTGCTGTTGGAAAAACTCGACGTAACAACTGAGTCGGTGAAGGCCCTGCAGAGACAGGCGTTCTTCGTCGGCAGCCTGATGGTGTTTCTCGGCTGTGCCGTTTGGATCGTGTCGCTCGTCTTTTCCGTGGCGTTTCAGCGGGTGGCCGGCGTTGCCGTCCTGTTGGCGGCGGGAGCCGAGTTTGCCCTGTCGTTTCGGAGCGTCGGCACGGCGCGGAGCGTTGGCCGAATTTTCGCCGCAGTTCTGACCGTTTTGGGGGCCATCATGGTCTTTCTGCCCGAGGCGGGCGCGGCGACGCTGAGCGTCCTGATCGCGCTCTATTTCATCGCCGACGGGGTCATGAGGCTCGTCAGCTGGTGGCGGGTGAAGGCCGTTCCCGGCGCGTGGGGCCTGTTGGTCGGAGGGATCATCTCGGCCGTCTTGGCAGTTATTATCCTGTCCAACTGGCTCGGAGCCCGGACGGGGAACGTGCCTCGCGTGCTTCTCGGGGCCATGCTGGTTATTTCCGGCCTGTTGACGATTCGCCTGGCGCTGGGCTGCACGTCCTACGTGGAGCGGCGGGCGTCGGAGCAGAAGAGCTGA
- the guaB gene encoding IMP dehydrogenase, with the protein MNIQEHFAPYQGFTFDDVLLEPQYSEVLPAQVAVDSWITPEIKINIPICSAAMDTVTEGRLAIAIAREGGIGIVHRNLSIDDQAREVDKVKRSEAGVITDPFYLHPENPVQDALDLMSHYHISGVPVVDHNMKLVGIITNRDLRFIDDFVQPISAVMTKEGLITAPEGTTLADAEEILRHVKVEKLPLVDKNGKLKGLITIKDLQKVKDFPNAAKDSSGRLRCGACVGVGADVMERVDALVSAHVDLIVVDTAHGHSKKVLDTVSAIKRRHPDLQVIGGNIATAGAAQALIEHGADAVKVGVGPGSICTTRIVAGIGVPQLAAVLNVASALGNSGRKIIADGGIRYSGDMVKALAAGAHCVMIGSLLAGTEESPGEVIIYRGRSYKTYRGMGSLGAMKGGSCKDRYFQENSKDNKLVPEGIEGLAAYKGSAGDVIYQLVGGLRAGMGYLGSPDLETLREKARFVQITAASVKENHPHDVVVTKEAPNYWVE; encoded by the coding sequence GCCGTATCAGGGTTTCACTTTCGACGACGTGCTGCTCGAGCCGCAGTACAGCGAGGTTCTGCCGGCCCAAGTGGCCGTTGACTCGTGGATCACGCCGGAAATCAAAATCAATATCCCCATCTGCAGCGCCGCCATGGACACGGTGACGGAAGGCCGGCTGGCCATCGCGATCGCTCGGGAAGGCGGAATCGGCATCGTCCACAGGAACCTGTCCATCGACGACCAGGCCAGAGAGGTGGACAAGGTCAAGCGGTCCGAGGCGGGCGTCATCACGGACCCGTTCTACCTGCACCCGGAAAACCCGGTTCAGGACGCCCTCGACCTGATGAGCCACTACCACATTTCCGGCGTGCCGGTGGTGGACCACAACATGAAACTGGTCGGCATCATCACGAACCGGGATCTGCGGTTCATCGACGACTTCGTCCAGCCGATCAGCGCCGTCATGACGAAAGAGGGGCTCATCACCGCTCCCGAAGGAACCACGCTGGCCGACGCGGAGGAAATCCTGCGGCACGTCAAGGTTGAAAAGCTGCCGCTGGTGGACAAGAACGGCAAGCTCAAAGGGCTCATCACCATCAAGGACCTGCAGAAAGTCAAGGACTTCCCCAACGCGGCCAAGGACTCTTCAGGCCGGCTGCGCTGCGGCGCCTGCGTCGGCGTGGGAGCCGACGTCATGGAGCGGGTTGACGCGCTGGTGAGCGCCCACGTCGACCTAATTGTGGTCGACACGGCGCACGGTCACTCCAAAAAAGTTCTGGACACGGTCAGCGCCATCAAGCGCCGTCACCCGGACCTTCAGGTCATCGGCGGCAACATCGCCACGGCTGGCGCGGCTCAGGCCCTGATCGAGCACGGCGCCGACGCGGTAAAAGTCGGGGTCGGCCCCGGCTCCATCTGCACCACCCGAATCGTGGCGGGTATCGGCGTGCCCCAGCTCGCGGCGGTCTTGAACGTGGCCTCCGCCCTAGGGAACTCGGGCCGCAAGATCATCGCCGACGGCGGCATTCGCTACTCCGGCGACATGGTTAAGGCTCTGGCCGCCGGCGCTCACTGCGTGATGATCGGCTCGCTGCTGGCCGGAACGGAAGAAAGCCCCGGCGAAGTCATCATCTACCGCGGCCGGTCGTATAAGACCTATCGGGGCATGGGCTCGCTTGGCGCCATGAAGGGCGGCTCGTGCAAGGACCGGTACTTCCAGGAGAACTCCAAGGACAACAAGCTCGTCCCCGAGGGCATTGAAGGGCTGGCGGCCTACAAGGGCTCGGCTGGCGACGTCATCTATCAGCTGGTCGGCGGCCTTCGGGCTGGCATGGGGTATTTAGGAAGCCCCGACCTTGAGACTCTCAGGGAAAAAGCCCGGTTCGTCCAGATTACCGCCGCTTCGGTGAAGGAGAACCACCCTCACGACGTGGTCGTCACCAAGGAAGCTCCCAACTACTGGGTCGAATAA
- a CDS encoding acyl-CoA dehydratase activase — protein sequence MPLVLGVDIGSVGAKAALFDGQILGTDLIPTGWSPGESGRQLTQRLLTSCGVETGQLTGIVATGYGRKTFLDATRKVTEITCHARGARFLSPDVRTVIDIGGQDSKVIAMDASGVVSDFAMNDRCAAGTGRFIQMAAAALGFQMDEFLNIPLQGEELPISSMCAVFAETELVNHLAQGANRESLARGIFRSISTRVAGMLGRLGWQPPIFFSGGLARSEALRVMLSQVLQCDVAVDSRSQFAGAIGAALIGWEGKA from the coding sequence GTGCCGTTAGTTTTAGGGGTTGATATTGGTTCGGTGGGCGCCAAGGCGGCACTGTTTGACGGTCAGATTCTGGGAACCGACCTGATTCCGACGGGGTGGAGCCCCGGCGAGTCTGGCCGCCAGCTGACCCAGCGGCTTCTGACGTCGTGCGGCGTCGAGACCGGGCAGCTGACGGGCATTGTGGCTACCGGGTACGGGCGTAAAACGTTCCTTGACGCGACCCGCAAGGTGACCGAGATCACCTGTCACGCTCGGGGGGCGCGCTTTCTCTCCCCTGACGTTCGGACGGTAATCGACATCGGCGGGCAGGACAGCAAGGTCATCGCGATGGACGCGTCGGGAGTGGTGAGCGACTTCGCGATGAACGACCGCTGCGCGGCCGGAACGGGCCGGTTTATTCAGATGGCCGCCGCCGCGCTGGGGTTCCAGATGGACGAGTTCCTCAACATTCCACTTCAGGGGGAGGAACTGCCCATTTCGAGCATGTGCGCCGTGTTCGCCGAAACCGAGCTGGTGAACCACCTGGCCCAAGGGGCTAACCGGGAGTCCTTGGCGAGGGGAATTTTCAGGTCCATATCGACCCGGGTAGCGGGAATGCTGGGCCGTCTGGGTTGGCAGCCGCCGATTTTCTTCTCCGGCGGGCTGGCCCGGTCGGAAGCGCTTCGAGTCATGCTGTCACAGGTTCTTCAGTGCGACGTGGCGGTGGACTCTCGGTCTCAGTTCGCAGGCGCCATAGGGGCGGCGCTGATTGGTTGGGAGGGGAAGGCATGA